Genomic segment of Niallia taxi:
TAAAAACCGATTCTCCCTTTTCCAGGGAAGAATCGGTTTTTCTAATCAAAATTTCTATCTAATAACATTCCTACTTGTGCTGCCACGGCCTGAGTAGACTCAGATAATTCATTGGTAAACCATGCTTCTACTATTTCTACTATTGCTGCAGAAAAAAATTTAAGGATTAAATCCTTACTTAACCCCTGATTCTGACCATTACTTACATCCACTTCAGCTTCTAGCTCTTCCATAACAAACTTTATAAATTGACTGCGAAAAACCGGTGCCCCTTTACTGGCAAACATAGCCGAAAAAAAGGAGGAATGACGTTCAAAGTATTCAAACCACATAAGATTTCCTTCAGCAAAGCTCAATTCTGATGCTGATTCGCATAGTTTTCTTAATTCGCCGATATGTCCTTCAATCAGCCTTTCGAGTAAATCATATTTATCTAAATAATGCAGATAAACTGTTCTCCTGCCAACATTTGCTTTATCGGCAATATCTTGGATCGTAATTTCATCAATAGCTTTTTCAGTCATCATTGCAATAAAAGCATTTTTGATAGCTTCCTGTGATCTGATTATCCTTCTATCCACCTTGTTCTCCTTCATATACATATCACCAATCTTTCTATTAAAAAATGCACAATTCACCATAATCTGTGCATTAAAACACAAATCTATGGTAATTGGTTATTGTAGGTATTCTAATATCGATTATAATTATACACAAATGTGCGATAATGCACCAAGATGTATTTCGCACAATCCATTAACTAACTGGGCAAATGTGAATACGTAATTTTAATAAATTAGGAGGGGAAGATATGGACCGTATGGAAAAAGGCATGGGAAAATACGAACAACTTTTTGGCAAAGGAGAACCTGCCTCCTATTTTACAGATCCTGAGTTTCAAAACATCTTAAGCAGCTTTATTTTTGGAGAGGTGTTTTTTCAAGGAAAGCTTGATGATAAAATACGTGAACTAATCACTATAGTTGTTTTAACTACTAATCAGACACTTCCCCAGCTTAAAGCACATGTTAATGCTGCATTAAATATTGGCCTAACACCTGTTGAAATCAAAGAGGCTGTTTACCAATGTGCACCGTATATTGGATTCCCAAAAACATTTAATGCTATCAATGAAGTGAACGAGGTATTTAAAGCTCATAATATTGCCTTACCAATTGATAGTCAGAAAACTGTAGATGAAGGTTATCGTCTTTCAAAAGGGCTTGCTATCCAAATAGAGATTTTTGGTGATGTAATTACAAAAATGCGATATCCACAGTCCACAGCCTTGGAAGGAGTTTCGCGAGGAGAGCCGTTATTATGAAGAAAACAAGCAAGTATGGGCTGCTTTGGAGGATGCTTATAAGAAAGGCAAGGTAAAGGCAATAGGGCTTTCTAACTTCCTGCAGGATGATATTGAGAATATTCTTGCAAGCTGTGAGATTAAGCCTATGGTAAATCAAATATTAGCACATGTTAGCAATACTCCTTTGGAGCTGATTGAATTCTGCCAGAAGAATGACATCCTCGTAGAGACATACTCACCAATTGCACACGGTGCAGTTCTTGAGAATGCTGAGGTTAAAGTCATAGCTGATAAATATGGCGTATCTGTTGCTCAGCTATGCCTCCGTTATGATATCCAGCTTGGTCTTGTAGTAATTCCAAAAACGGCTAATCCTGATCATATGAGAATAAATACAGAGCTTGATTTTGTTATCAGCGATGCAGATATGGAGCTTTTGAAGAATGCAGAGCCTATCCAAAATTATGGTGAGCATAGTTTTTTCCCAGTATTCGGTGGAAAACTAAAATAATCAAGTAGTCCCTGAATTGGTCATTGAAAATGATATTGAACAACAAATAATTTGGCTACAACAAATTAAATAATGTCTTTAGGAGGAATATTAATGATTAAGCATGAAAACGTAAAAAATGGCGTAATTTTCCCAGCAGGTGAAAAAAATGAAGCATTTTCCCAATTTTTCGTCGGACAAAGTTACCTTAAGACATTAATTGCTGACCCTAAAGTGAGTGTTGGTGTCGGAAATGTAACTTTTGAACCTGGTTGCAGAAACAACTGGCATGTTCACCGTAATGGTTTTCAGCTATTGCTAGTAACTGGCGGTGAAGGCTGGTATCAGGAGGAAGGAAAACCAGCTCAATTCTTACAGGCTGGTGATGTTATTATCACACATGACGGAGTGAAACACTGGCATGGTGCTGCAAAGGACAGTTGGTTTGAGCATATTGCAATAACTGCTGGTACACCTGAATGGCTAGAACCAGTAACAGATGAGGAGTATAATAAGTTAACATAATAAGCGAGAAAAAAAGCCCTGCAGAGCAAGGATTTTTTGCATTATTCAAGCTAATGATTATTCCAAGACTGCTCTGTACGTGACTATCCCTAGCCGTAATGGAAACATTCTTGATGGTTAGTTAATACGAAATAAAGCCAATTTTTCGGTTTCGATTTGCATATTCATTATTTTCATTTTGGTGGTAGCAGCCAGTGTCTCTTTTATTTATGGAAGAGTTTATTACGGTGCATCAATTAAGTTCCAATTAATTGATGCAGTATATTGCCCTTTATACACATATGGTTCGATTAGTAATAATGGCCCTTTATCTTCCTCCCAGTTCACGGAGATAATTTGCTGTTCCTCTGTAATAGCTTCATAGACTTTTGTCGCAATGCCGATTTCCATATTTATTTCATCACCATTATTGTCAATAAACTTTAAAGCATTTTCTAGTTTTTGGCCTTCACTGTTTGTAAACTCGTCCGTTAAAGTCGCTGTTAAACGAAAGGAGCTTCCGTTTCCGCGGGTATCCAATACTACAATTCCCCAATCATCGCTTCTCTTTGAAAAAACGCGCTCTCCGGAAATTTCTGTGTCGTCAAAACTCACATTATCCGGTACATGGTCAAACTTCAATTCACCAATTACTTTAAGCGTTGTTATTCGAACATTAGATTGTCTATCCGTATCATCAATAGCATAGATTTGCAATTTATGTGTACCAATTGATAGCAATTCAGCTGGAATTTCAAACTCAAAATCAATATCATTCCCTTTGTCAGTGTCGTTAAGTACATTATCAGCAAACATTATAGGACCTTTTTTACCCAGAACATAGTATAAATCAACTTCATCACTATCTAAGTCCTTCCAAGTCCCTGAAATAGAATAACCCGCTCCATTATCAATGGTGACCTCTTTATTTGCATCCTTGAAAGTGATGGAAGGAGGACTTTCGACAATGATTGTTAACTGAACATTTGAAAACCCACCTGACGGGTCTGCTAATGTCATAACCAAGTTATTTTCTCCCAAATTCAATTCATCTGCATGAATAGGATAACTCCATTCAAGCGACTCTAATTCCCCCCCATTATCTAGTACCTCTGTTCCAAGCATAATACCATTTAACTCAGATGTGATGGTGTTTGTAGGATGATCTAAATCTTTCCAGGTTCCCTTTACTAAGTATTCTTCACCAACAGATAGATATATTGGCCCCGCTACATCAATAGTCAATTCGGGAACAAAATTAAAGGACTCCGTTATAGTTTGCTGTACAGTTCCATTAAAGGAATTATCACTTTCCAGATTCCAAGTTAACACATTTTGTCCTGCTGTGTTCCATATTAACTGATTGTTATTGTAATTCCCTTGTCCAGTTTTAAAGGTAATATTAGGTACTGACCCGTCTAAGCCAGCCAATACAAGATATGTAGGATTACCCGTTATTCCTTCCGACAGATAAATTTGTTGACCTCCAGCTTCAAAGCCCTTTAGATGCAATGCTTTTAAAGGACTTATATCACTGATTTTATTATATGAAATACTTAACGAGTTTAGATTCACTAAATTCTTCAACAAACTTATGTCTTTTATTTGGTTGTTTGTAAGATCTAATTCCTCTAGTTGAGTCAGCCTTTCTAGTCCTGTTATATTTTGTATTCCTTTATCAATCAGCACTAATCCTGTAATACTTTGTAATTCTTCCATTGAAACAGGAACACTCGTATTCTCGTTTTTATTTAAAATATTTGCCATCTCTTTAGCTAAGTAATCATCTGGGAAAATCTCCGCGATTGTCTGGTCTGCCCCGTATGCTTGATGGGGAGGAACGAAAACTGTCATTATTGATAATATAACTATTAAAGCTGCAATCAAACATGAGATAGTCCGATTACTCCGCAAGCTTCTTCTATTTTTGCGCATTTGGTAGTCTCTCCCTTAAGAAATGCTGTCACTTAATGAAAACAAAAAAATCTAATCCGTCAACTTTGACTATCCCTCATTTAGTCTTCTTTAGGTTTTCTTTTGTTTTTTACAAGTAAAACAATGATAAGTAGAACTGCTGCTAGTATGGAAGCTGACCAAATAACAATTTTGCTATAATCTTTTTCTGCTTTGACTGCTGTTAAATTAAGTTTTTCTGCAGCGGTATCTTTAATTTCAAACATTTTGTCAAATTCCCATGTTTCCTTGCCGGCAATCGCAGTTATATATAAATGATATTTTCCAGGTTCAAACTCTTGATTATCCCAGCTTATCGGAAAATCAAAGTTGGAATTAGGGGCCATTGATAAGGATTGTTTTTTCGTTTGATGGAGGACTTTTTTTTCTCCTTCTTTCGTAATTCGTGCATTCACAGTTAAGTTATTAATAATGACTGGTTTAATATTTTGTAAATTTGCTGTCACTGCATTTCGATAATTCAATAATACCGGCTTCACCTTATTTAACTGTAATTCCGGAGTAACCAATTTGTTTGTTTCCGTTAATTTCACACCAATGACATAAGAAAATTCGTTATTAATTTGCACACTTTTGTCTGATGTTTTTTTGTCCTCCTGAATAACTTCATATATATAGAAACCACCTAATATCACACCATCAAGTGATTTTTTTGGCATTTTAATAGTAAATGGAAGCGTTTTTGTCTCGTTTGCTTCCAAAATAACTTTTTGACTTGGAGAAATAAGGTCTGAAAAAGCATACTTTAAAGAGCTGTCTTTCTGGCTGCCAGCTTTACTATAGTCAATGACTCCGTTTTGGTTTGTAGTGGCAGTGT
This window contains:
- a CDS encoding cupin domain-containing protein; its protein translation is MIKHENVKNGVIFPAGEKNEAFSQFFVGQSYLKTLIADPKVSVGVGNVTFEPGCRNNWHVHRNGFQLLLVTGGEGWYQEEGKPAQFLQAGDVIITHDGVKHWHGAAKDSWFEHIAITAGTPEWLEPVTDEEYNKLT
- a CDS encoding DUF916 and DUF3324 domain-containing protein, with protein sequence MKRSFFLLLVLILIGIGINSQDDRAFAATMEYSVKANLPENQLSKNLSYFDLKMSPGDKQTITITVSNTSERKMELMIETNTATTNQNGVIDYSKAGSQKDSSLKYAFSDLISPSQKVILEANETKTLPFTIKMPKKSLDGVILGGFYIYEVIQEDKKTSDKSVQINNEFSYVIGVKLTETNKLVTPELQLNKVKPVLLNYRNAVTANLQNIKPVIINNLTVNARITKEGEKKVLHQTKKQSLSMAPNSNFDFPISWDNQEFEPGKYHLYITAIAGKETWEFDKMFEIKDTAAEKLNLTAVKAEKDYSKIVIWSASILAAVLLIIVLLVKNKRKPKED
- a CDS encoding TetR/AcrR family transcriptional regulator, whose translation is MKENKVDRRIIRSQEAIKNAFIAMMTEKAIDEITIQDIADKANVGRRTVYLHYLDKYDLLERLIEGHIGELRKLCESASELSFAEGNLMWFEYFERHSSFFSAMFASKGAPVFRSQFIKFVMEELEAEVDVSNGQNQGLSKDLILKFFSAAIVEIVEAWFTNELSESTQAVAAQVGMLLDRNFD
- a CDS encoding leucine-rich repeat domain-containing protein; amino-acid sequence: MRKNRRSLRSNRTISCLIAALIVILSIMTVFVPPHQAYGADQTIAEIFPDDYLAKEMANILNKNENTSVPVSMEELQSITGLVLIDKGIQNITGLERLTQLEELDLTNNQIKDISLLKNLVNLNSLSISYNKISDISPLKALHLKGFEAGGQQIYLSEGITGNPTYLVLAGLDGSVPNITFKTGQGNYNNNQLIWNTAGQNVLTWNLESDNSFNGTVQQTITESFNFVPELTIDVAGPIYLSVGEEYLVKGTWKDLDHPTNTITSELNGIMLGTEVLDNGGELESLEWSYPIHADELNLGENNLVMTLADPSGGFSNVQLTIIVESPPSITFKDANKEVTIDNGAGYSISGTWKDLDSDEVDLYYVLGKKGPIMFADNVLNDTDKGNDIDFEFEIPAELLSIGTHKLQIYAIDDTDRQSNVRITTLKVIGELKFDHVPDNVSFDDTEISGERVFSKRSDDWGIVVLDTRGNGSSFRLTATLTDEFTNSEGQKLENALKFIDNNGDEINMEIGIATKVYEAITEEQQIISVNWEEDKGPLLLIEPYVYKGQYTASINWNLIDAP
- a CDS encoding carboxymuconolactone decarboxylase family protein, yielding MGKYEQLFGKGEPASYFTDPEFQNILSSFIFGEVFFQGKLDDKIRELITIVVLTTNQTLPQLKAHVNAALNIGLTPVEIKEAVYQCAPYIGFPKTFNAINEVNEVFKAHNIALPIDSQKTVDEGYRLSKGLAIQIEIFGDVITKMRYPQSTALEGVSRGEPLL